The region GGCAGCGCTCATAGATAATCCTAGTTCATCGCAGGTTTTCTCCATAAGTTGCTTTACATCTGAATCTAAACGAAAATTCACATTAACTGTTGACATGATGATCACCCTTCTTTCAATTAAATCATAAGCCATAATATATAAAAACGCAAGCAAATTTAATTATATAAGCTGTATAATGTAAATAAATATGCTTGCCTTTTTAAGATGATTAAATCCCCAATTTCTATGTAATTCAAGAAGTGACTAAGAAATTGGGGATAGACATTTTATTTAAAACGGAAGAGAAGTGCTCGCTTATAGCAGCATCTACTTAATCAGCGCTTGGCAAGCTTTGAAATTTGGATGCTTAGAATCTTGCAGAAGGTCAAACATCAACATTTCTAGATTGCTGACAGTTGCTCCGAGCTTCTCCAAGAGGTGAAGAGCTGTTTGTTTATGCTTGAGCTGACGAGAACTTGTCATATCCTCTGGCACAAAGACAGTGTATCCTTCAGCCAAGAAGTCACGGCAGCTTTGGTAAACGCAGACATGGCTTTCAACACCAGCGACAATTAATTGTTTAATATGATTCTGGCGGAGGAACAAACCGAGATTGCCGGTTAAGACACTCATGCGTGTCTTATCAAAAGTGAAAATTGGGCAGCCAGCAGCTTCGCAAGCCTTAATTTCAGCTAGAATTTCAGGCTTTGTTGCACCAAGACCCTTTGGGTATTGCTGTGTATAGATAACGGGCAATTTGAAGAAGGCACAGATTTTCAAGAATTTGATGTTCTGTTGCAAAATAGCTTCGTTTTCAGCCATGGCTGGCATGATCTTTTCTTGTAAATCGATACACAAAAAAGCGACATGTTCTGGATTTAGACGTTGCGCATAAAAGTCATTTTGCGTTTCTAAGCTGAAATTAGTTTCCTTACTGGTGACAATGGTCGGTATTTCTTTAATTAGTTCACTCATAATTAAATCCTTTCTTCATTTGGTTAGGTCACGCTAACGGCGACTTTGAATTATTCAATTTTTTTGGCAAATTCATTGATTAAATCAACTTTATCTGCTTGCAAGTACTTTAAGAACCAATGTGTCATTAGATTGAGCCGCCATTCTCTAGCTTGTGGCTTACCGCTTCTGGATAACTCGTGATTTTCGCCTGGGAAAATGCAGAGCTTACTCGTAACACCCAAAGCTAGCAAAGCTGTATGCATCTGCATACCTTGTTCAAGTGGACAACGGTAATCAGAATCAGAGTGGATAAAGAGAGTTGGCGTAACAGCGTTGTTGATATGCTTCAATGGTGAATGTTCCCAGAGAATGGCTTGTTCTGGTAAAGTGAGACCTTTAACTTTGTTCTGATCAGTTGCAAAGTAATAGCCAATATCACTTGTACCGTAGAAAGACAGCCAGTTCGAGATGGAACGCTGACTACAAGCGACTTTGAAGCAGTCAGTGTGGGTGATGATCCAGTTTGTCATGAAACCACCGTAAGAACCACCAGTAACGCCTAAACGAGCTTGGTCAACTTCTTTGTACCTAGCTAGGACACAATCTAGGAAGGCCATGAGATCGTCAAAGTCACAGTTACCGTAAGCGCCGCGAATATCGGCAAAGTCATTGCCATAACCGTCTGAACCGTGTGGGTTTGTAAAGCAGACGACAAAGCCTAAGTTAGCCCAAACTTGCATTTCATGGTAGTAAGTTGTGCCGTAAACTGTCTTAGGGCCACCGTGAATATCCATAATTAGTGGATAGCTAGCTAATTTACCACTTTCAAAATCAGGTGGTAAGAGCACAAAGCCTGTCATTTCAGATTGATCATAAGGGCTTGTGTAGGTGAGCTTTTCGGGTTTAATAGCTGTTAATTCTAAGTTGGCGTGATCGTTGAAGTAAGTCAAGCGAATTAAATTAGTTGGATTTGTAACGAGATAGAGCTCGTTGAGTTCTTGGCCATACAAACCGATGACGAATAAGCAGTCTTTCGCACAATTACATGCTGTATTTGCTGCATTTGAATCAGCACAAGTACAAGTAATATCTGAAGCTTGGCATTGAGAAGTGCTGTTAAAGTCACAAGTTGAATCTGTTTCACTTTCAGCATCTAAAGCGGCACAATCATTAGCAGCCAAAACTGTATCAGTGTCGATATTAAGCTTGAATGCAGCTAAGCAAGCGCCCTCTTTATTAACGAGAGTTTCTTGTTTTAAGCTTGGTAACTTTTGACCTTCTTCTTTCACAAAGCTGAAAGCTGTGAGCTTTGAACTATAACCTTTAGTTTCGATTAAATTGTAGACTGTGCTGTCTGTTTGGTAACTTGTGGCATGATAGCCTAAGCAGACATCGGAACCAACACTGCTGCCGTATATAATTTCGTAGTCAGAAAGCTTGTGTAAATCTTTAGCTGTGCGATCGTAGAGATAGAAGTGATTGTTTTGATTGATACCATACGCAAGCGTATCGCTTGAAATTAAAACAAGTTCTTCTTCGCCTGTAGCTTTGCCATTTTGATCGACAGTTTCGATATAGAAGCCATCGCCTAATTGCTGATCTAACTTTTCATATAGAGGCGTGATGATTTCACTTTGCAAATCTAATTCATAAAGTCTAGCAAATGGCTGCCAACGAAATTTGTCATCGCCCGTGTATGGAGTGGCAGCAAAGGCGGCCTTGGTTTTGCTTGGATTCAAGGTAATCCAGTTGATCACATAATTTGGATAATCAGATCCGATTAATTCAAGTTCTTTGGTTAGAGCATCGAACATGAATAAAGCGGAGCGTTTGCCGTAGAGATAGCCCTGGCCGTTTGCTTGGAACGGTATTTCATTAATTATGTGCGGGCGTCTTGGTTTATTGCGCTTCTCCATGATTGCATTCTGCTCAGCTTCATCCTTCTGCCAAAGATCTGGTAGATCAATGTCATAAGAGGCTAAGACTAAGAATTTGTTACGCTCGTTCAAAGGCAATAATTGGTCAACAGCAAGTGGAATGCTGAAAGCATAGCTAGCTTCGCCACCATCAACAGCGATTCTGAAATAGTGGCTGCAAGGCGCTTGTGTGTCTTTGGCTTTGTCGTTTTGATAACGGTTTTTGCTTGGACTTTTGAACAAGATATTTTCAGCATCTTCAAAACAGAAACTTGCTTCTTCGCCAGCTTCCGTGAGTGGCCGAAGTTCTGTGCCGTTAAAAGTGTAAATTTTGTTTTTGTAACGATCATTATCCAAATCACAGTTACTCACGACAAAGGCAGCTAAGCTTTGGTCGGAGTTAGTCTTGGGATTAGAGAGATATGTGAA is a window of Amygdalobacter nucleatus DNA encoding:
- a CDS encoding isochorismatase family protein; the encoded protein is MSELIKEIPTIVTSKETNFSLETQNDFYAQRLNPEHVAFLCIDLQEKIMPAMAENEAILQQNIKFLKICAFFKLPVIYTQQYPKGLGATKPEILAEIKACEAAGCPIFTFDKTRMSVLTGNLGLFLRQNHIKQLIVAGVESHVCVYQSCRDFLAEGYTVFVPEDMTSSRQLKHKQTALHLLEKLGATVSNLEMLMFDLLQDSKHPNFKACQALIK
- a CDS encoding alpha/beta hydrolase family protein, giving the protein MNRVENLRKFTYLSNPKTNSDQSLAAFVVSNCDLDNDRYKNKIYTFNGTELRPLTEAGEEASFCFEDAENILFKSPSKNRYQNDKAKDTQAPCSHYFRIAVDGGEASYAFSIPLAVDQLLPLNERNKFLVLASYDIDLPDLWQKDEAEQNAIMEKRNKPRRPHIINEIPFQANGQGYLYGKRSALFMFDALTKELELIGSDYPNYVINWITLNPSKTKAAFAATPYTGDDKFRWQPFARLYELDLQSEIITPLYEKLDQQLGDGFYIETVDQNGKATGEEELVLISSDTLAYGINQNNHFYLYDRTAKDLHKLSDYEIIYGSSVGSDVCLGYHATSYQTDSTVYNLIETKGYSSKLTAFSFVKEEGQKLPSLKQETLVNKEGACLAAFKLNIDTDTVLAANDCAALDAESETDSTCDFNSTSQCQASDITCTCADSNAANTACNCAKDCLFVIGLYGQELNELYLVTNPTNLIRLTYFNDHANLELTAIKPEKLTYTSPYDQSEMTGFVLLPPDFESGKLASYPLIMDIHGGPKTVYGTTYYHEMQVWANLGFVVCFTNPHGSDGYGNDFADIRGAYGNCDFDDLMAFLDCVLARYKEVDQARLGVTGGSYGGFMTNWIITHTDCFKVACSQRSISNWLSFYGTSDIGYYFATDQNKVKGLTLPEQAILWEHSPLKHINNAVTPTLFIHSDSDYRCPLEQGMQMHTALLALGVTSKLCIFPGENHELSRSGKPQAREWRLNLMTHWFLKYLQADKVDLINEFAKKIE